Genomic window (Paenibacillus sp.):
CTATCATGAAGGAAAAGGCGTTTCGCGCATCGAAATTATGAAAGCGCATAAAAATGGCATGGATAGGAAGGAGACTCGCAAATGAGCGGTATCGGAGAGTGGGAAAACGCGGAGCCCGGGGTCAGGAGGAAAATTTTCCCGCCCGGAGACGGCCTGATGATGATGGAAGTTCATTTCGAGCAAGGCGCGGAAGGGTATTTGCACAGCCATCCGCACGAGCAGATGAGCTATTGCTTGCGGGGCAAGCTTCGGTTTACCGTCGACGGCAAAGAAACGATTCTTCAAGCAGGGGACACGATTCGCATTCCCGGCGGCGCGGAGCACGGCGTCACGGCGTTGGAGCCGTCGGCGCTGCTGGACGTCTTCACCCCGCTGCGCGAAGATCTGTTGAAAGGCCGAACGTGATCCAGCGGCGGCGGACGGAGGGAACGGCTTTGACGGCGTCGTGATCGTGCCGATCGGAGCGGCCGCGGAGGCGATCGCGCGATGTCGGGCCTCGAATTGGCGCCCGATTCCCGGGGCCGCGCCGGCAAGCTGATGGCCCGGCTGCTGACCCAATTGCGGCATATTCGTCGGCTGTAACGCGCGGAGATCGCGCGTCTTCGTCGTTTCTTCGTAAAATGGCCGGAAAAAACTTCAAATCGGATCGTTATAATAGGCACACGCAAACGAATTTTTCTTCTGCGAGGTGCCTTTTGTATGCATACGAATCGAAGCCGGCTGCTCGTCCCGGCCGCCGCGGCGTTCGCGGGCGGAGCCATGTGGGCGGCGAAAGCCGGGCTCATCCTGCTCGGCATCGCCGACCTCGGCTGGATGGTCGTCGCGTCGCAAGGTTTTATGGGCATCGCCCTTCTCGGACTGTACCGGCACTCGGGAGAACGCGGCAAGCTCGCCCGAACCGGCGCGGCGCTTGCGGCCGCCGCGGTCCCGTTGTCGGCGTTCAACAGCTTATGGGCGGAAGGGATGTCGATCCAGCCGTACACGTATATGGCGAGTATCGCGGGCGTGCTCGCCTCTTCCGTCATGGCCGGCATCTTGGCGAGGCGGAACGATGCGCTTTACGAGCGGACGGGGCGCTGGCCGTTATGGATCGGGACGCTGACGTTCCCGGCCGTGGCGCTCGGCTCGCTCGTCCATTTGGAGTCCGGCGTCCTGCTGGCGGGCTTCGCCTGGATGGCTTTGGCCGTCCGGATGTGCCCGCCGCGCTTCCGCGCCGCGGCTTAACGAAGTTTAGACGCCAGCTTTCCTGGGCTACATTAGGTACTGTACCTAATACGAGTTCGGAGGAGCGTGTGTTTTACGATGGTGAATCGACGTTGGATGATCGGGTTCGCGGCTGCCGTAATGCTGGCGACCGCCGGCTGCGGCGCTGCGGCCGTTCACAACGGAGCGGCGGACGACGGCGCGCACGGAGGACATGCCGGGCATTCGGGGTCGGGCGAGGTTCCGGAAGGGCTGCAGCCGGCGGCGAATCCGATGTTTCCGGTCGGCGGCGAAGCCGTGATTGTTGCGGACCATATGCCCGGCATGAAGGGCGCGGCGGCGACGATTTCCGGCGCCTACAATACAACGGCGTACGCAGTGTCGTACACGCCGACGACGGGCGGCGAACGCGTAGAAGCCCATAAATGGGTCGTCCACGAGGAGATCCGGAACGCCCGCGAACAGCCGTACGCCCCTGGGGATACCGTCGTGCTGGAAGCGGAACATATGGAAGGCATGAAAGGCGCAGAGGCCGTCATCGACGCCGCGGAGTGGACGACCGTCTACATGGTCGATTTCGTTCCGACGACCGGAGGGGAGCCCGTCAAAAATCACAAATGGGTGACGGAAGCCGAATTAAAGAAAAAGTAAAGAGGAGGATTTTTCTAGGAGGAAGGCGAATGTATATTCGTACGACTTTTTAATACAAAGGAGCTGTCAAACATGAGAGTCAATCCGTATTTGATCATGGACGGGAATGTAAGGGAAGCAGTAAGTTTTTACCAGAAGGTGTTCGGCGCCGAGCTCGTTAACATCCAGTCGTTCGGCGACATGCCGGCCAATCCCGAATTTCCGCTGCCGGACGCAGCGAAGGAATTGATCGCGCACGCGATGCTGAAAATCGGCGACACGGAGCTGATGTTCTCCGACGCGTTCCCGGGGCAGCCGGTACGGATCGGCGACAACGTGCAGGTTTGCGTTACGACCGACAGCGCCGAGAAATCGAAAGCCGTGTTCGCGGCGCTCGCGGACGGCGGAACGATTCAAATGCCGATTCAAGAAACGTTCTGGAGTCCCGCGTACGGCATCGTGACGGACAAATTCGGCATCTCGTTCCAAGTGACGACGCATCCGGCGCAGTAAACGGACGAATTCCGTCCGGCCGGCAGGAAGAGAATCCGCCTCCATCGAATACGATTGGTAGTAACAACCAACCGATCGGAGGCTTGCAGCCATGAAGACGGGCGCGAAAAATTCACCGGCAATGTTTGCGTTAGGCATGTTGGCCATGATGATCCCGAGCCAGGCGTTCTCGGCGTTCTACAGCTACTATTACGTCGAGAAGCTGGGACTCGGGCTCGGCCTCGCGACGATCGCGCGGACGGTGTTCCTCGTATGGGACGCGGTCAATCAGCCGCTCATCGGCTACTGGTCCGATCGAACCGATACGAAATACGGGCGCAGAAGACCGTGGATCGCCGCCGCGGCGCCGCTGTTCATGCTTTCGTTCATCCTGGTGTTCAGCGCCCCGAGCGGATTGTCGGAATCGGGATTGTTTTGGTGGCTCCTTTTTGCGTTAATTTTTTACGAAGCGGTCGCGACCGTCATTTGGGTCAACTACGGAGCGCTGTTCCCGGAGCTGTATCAAGACCATGCGCTCCGCGCCAAAGCGTCCGCCGTCCAGCAGGGCTTTCAAATCGTCGCGCTACTGATCGGCAGCGCCGCGACGCCGCTGCTGTTCGACGCGCTCGGCTTCGGGGGGATGTCCGTCGCCTACGCGCTCCTCTTCGGCGTTCTCATGTTTTGGTTTCTGCGCTCAGTGGAGGAGAACGAGGAAGCGCGGCGCGCTCCCCCGCTGCCGCTGCGGGCGGCGTTTCGCGCGACGCTGTCCAATCAGCCGTTTTGGCTGTTCAATATCGCCAATTCCTTCGCCCAAACGGTGAACGGCTTGCTCAGCTCGATGATCCCGTTTTACGCCAAGTACGTGCTGCGCATTCCCGACGCGCAGGTGACCGTGCTGCTCGCGTCCATTTTCGTGTCGGTCATCCCGCTCGTCGCCGTCTGGTACAGGATTGTCAAGCGAATGGACCCCGTGAAAGCGTGGCGGCTGTCGCTTCTCGCCTACGGCGTTTCGGTCGTTCCGCTGTG
Coding sequences:
- a CDS encoding cupin domain-containing protein — its product is MSGIGEWENAEPGVRRKIFPPGDGLMMMEVHFEQGAEGYLHSHPHEQMSYCLRGKLRFTVDGKETILQAGDTIRIPGGAEHGVTALEPSALLDVFTPLREDLLKGRT
- a CDS encoding MFS transporter, encoding MKTGAKNSPAMFALGMLAMMIPSQAFSAFYSYYYVEKLGLGLGLATIARTVFLVWDAVNQPLIGYWSDRTDTKYGRRRPWIAAAAPLFMLSFILVFSAPSGLSESGLFWWLLFALIFYEAVATVIWVNYGALFPELYQDHALRAKASAVQQGFQIVALLIGSAATPLLFDALGFGGMSVAYALLFGVLMFWFLRSVEENEEARRAPPLPLRAAFRATLSNQPFWLFNIANSFAQTVNGLLSSMIPFYAKYVLRIPDAQVTVLLASIFVSVIPLVAVWYRIVKRMDPVKAWRLSLLAYGVSVVPLWFGQSLWTGVAAGVCVGFGLAGFLVTPPIVAGMIIDLDFAQTGSRREGVYTAVSGFITRSSGLISAVAFWIVGMLFGYESGDNPGPNPETTFRTLISAVPFGLIAVSVVVSQFVKLGEDAGQA
- a CDS encoding YdhK family protein → MVNRRWMIGFAAAVMLATAGCGAAAVHNGAADDGAHGGHAGHSGSGEVPEGLQPAANPMFPVGGEAVIVADHMPGMKGAAATISGAYNTTAYAVSYTPTTGGERVEAHKWVVHEEIRNAREQPYAPGDTVVLEAEHMEGMKGAEAVIDAAEWTTVYMVDFVPTTGGEPVKNHKWVTEAELKKK
- a CDS encoding VOC family protein, with amino-acid sequence MRVNPYLIMDGNVREAVSFYQKVFGAELVNIQSFGDMPANPEFPLPDAAKELIAHAMLKIGDTELMFSDAFPGQPVRIGDNVQVCVTTDSAEKSKAVFAALADGGTIQMPIQETFWSPAYGIVTDKFGISFQVTTHPAQ